The Sandaracinus amylolyticus genomic interval GTCTTGAACGAGAGCTCCACGCCGAGCGCGCGCGCGCGCTCCTGGAGGCGCATGAGGAGACGCTTGCGCGCGATGCCGACGAAGCCGTGCCCGTGGCTGCGGATCGTCTCGCCCTTCACGCGGATGTCGAGCGCGTCCCAGCGCGCGAAGTCGCGCGCGAACGATGCGAACGTCTCGGGCTCCGCCTCCTCGATGTTCGAGAGCGTCTCGTCGGAGAAGACGACGCCCCATCCGAAGGTGTCGTCGGGCGCGTTGCGCTCGATCACCTGCACGTCATGCGAAGCGTCGTGCTTCTTGAGCAGGATCGAGAGATAGAGGCCGGCCGGACCACCGCCGAGGATTCGAACGCGCACGAAGGGACGATATCCGCGCGCGTCTCGTTTGCTCCACTCGTGCTGTGAGCGAAAGCGAGCGCGCCCGCGCGATCTCACACGAGATCACGCGGGCGCACGAGGCTCGCGAATTCGATCACTCGAAGTGGTACGTCGCGCCGACCGAGAGGACGTTGTACTCGGCCGAGTACGTGCCGTTGTTCGTCACCGCGCCGTAGCCCTGCGGGTAGCACCCGGCGTCGACGACCGGGTTGTTCGGGTCGTAGCCGCCACCGCCCGCGCACATGCCCTCGGAGCTGTTCGCGCTCACCGCGCGGAAGTTCCCGTCGGTGATCGTCGTGTCGAGCTGGAAGATGTGCGCGTACGCGATCGAGATGTCGAAGCGCTCGATGCGGAACGTCGCGCCGACGTGCAGGCCGAAGCGATAGCCGTTGATGAAGTCCTGGATCTGATAGCGCGACTGCGCGAGCGGGATCTCGGTGTGGAAGCCGGCGCGCGCCGCGATCTGTCCGGGGATGATGTTCCAGTCACCGCCGAGACGGATGCCGAGCACGTCGCCCCATCCGTGCGGGATCGGCTGCACCGCAGGCACCGGCACCGCGGTCCCGCCGGCGATGACCGACGCGCCGGTCGGGAGGCGCACGACGAAGTCACCGACCTGCGAGTTGAGCTCGTAGACGACGTCGAGCTCGATGTCGAAATTCTCCGAGTACATCGAGTCGTTCACGACGTTCTGCACGGCCGCCTCGAACCCGCGCTCCCAGCTGCGAGGACGGATGCGATCCGCGTAGCGCATCGCGAGCTGGAACTGCCACGGCTGACCCGCGCGGAGCGTGACGCCGTCGATGCGGTTCGGCGTGCTCTGCCACTGCTCGTCGCGCGAGAAGTAGCTCGTGTTGAGATCGAGGTGGCCCTCCGCGGCGGTCGCGCCGCCGATCGCGTCGGAGATCCGCCCGCCGACCATGATGTCGAAGTTCGGATGCGGCTGGACGTGCACCGAGAGGATCCCGGCGGGCACGAACCAGTCGAACGCGTGGAGCTCGGTGCGGATGTCGCCGAAGGGATCCTCGGGCGCGCCGAGCACGCCGGCGCTCGTGAAGTTCATGAACCGCACGTTCGCGATGCCCCACTGGAACGTGAAGCCGATGCGGATGAAGTCCGCGGGACGCCAGCCCACGCCGATGCTCGGATGCGCCAGCAGCACGTCCTGCTGCGCGAGGCCGTAGCGCACCGGGCTCGGGCGCAGGCCGTTCGCGGTGTCCACGGTGCCGAAGCGACCTTCACCGGTGTTGCCCCACGTCGCGTTGCCGATGCCGCTCGGCGCGGTGATGCCGAACGCGATGCCGAGCTCCGGCAGGAGCCGGATGCTCCCGAGCACCCACGGGATCGGCTGCGGGTAGCCGCTGTTGCACACGCTCGGCATCTCGTCGCCGAGCCACGCGTCGGGATTGCCTCCCTCGCTGTCGAAGATGTTGTCGCTCGCGGTGCCCCCGGGGATCACGCTGCCGTACGTGCCCTGGCGGTCGACGCACGCGTCCCAGAACCCGACGTGCACGTTCGCGAGCACCTGCGAGTCCGGCAGGTCCGCGAGCATCGCGGGGTTGTAGTAGAGCGCGAGCGGGTCGTCGGCGCGCGCGGCCCACGCGCCACCGCGCCCGAGCTGACGCGTGCCGTGCGCCGCGAACTCGAACCCACCCGCCGATGCGCCCGCTGGGACCGACAGCACGAGCGCGCACAGCAGAACCGAATACGACGCGCGAAGAAAAGACATCCCGCTCTCCCCTTCCGAGCTTCCCCGAGGCGCGAGAGCATAACCGCGCGACTCACTCGCATTGAAGGGGGTGATTGTCGCGATCGCGACATTCGTGTTCGCGGGAGCTCCCTTATTCGTCGCCGCCGCCGTCGTAGTCCTCGAACTCACCCTCGGCGAGGTTCTCGAAGCGGGTGAACTCGTGGAAGAAGCGACAGCGCACGATGCCCGTCGGGCCCGCGCGCTGCTTGCCGACGATGATCTCCGCGAGGCCGCGCAGCTGCGCGCGCTCTTCGTCCTTCGCGTACACCTCGGGCCGGTACACGAACATGATCACGTCCGCGTCCTGCTCGATGGCGCCCGACTCGCGCAGATCCGCGAGCTGAGGGCGCTTGTCCTTGCCGGGGCGCGTCTCGACGCCGCGGTTGAGCTGCGAGAGCGCGATCACCGGGCAGTCGAGCTCCTTGCTGAGGCCCTTCAGCGATCGACTGATCTCGCTGATCTCCTGCTCGCGCGAGTCGTTCTTCACGCCCGAGCGCATGAGCTGGAGGTAGTCGATGACGATCATGCCGAGCTTGCCGTGGTTCTCGGACTTCAGACGACGCGCCTTGCCGCGCAGCTGCATCAGCGTGATCGCCGGCGTGTCGTCGATGAAGAACGGCATCTCCGTGAGCGGGCCCGCGGAGCTCGCGAGGCGCGCCCAGTCCTCGCGGCTCAGCATGCCCGTGCGCATGCGACCACCGTCGACCTTCGCCTCGCTGCAGAGGAGTCGTCGGACGAGCTCCTCTTTGCGCATCTCGAGCGAGAACACCGCGATCGGCACGCCGCGCTGCTGACACGCGGCGATCGCGACGTTCAGCGCGAACGCGGTCTTGCCCATGCCGGGGCGGCCCGCGATGATGATCAGCTCGCCGCCCTTGAGGCCCGCGGTCATCTCGTCGAGCTTGTGCAGCCCGGTGGGGAGGCCCGTGATCGCCTCCTTGCGGCGCGCGGCCTCCTGCACCTGCTCGAAGGTGCGGAGCACGACGTCCTTGATGTGCTCGTAGGGCGCCGAGCCGTGCTGCTTGCCGACCTCGAAGACGCGCTTCTCGGCCTGATCGAGGTACTCCGCGGGCTCGCCGTAGTCGCCGTACCCGGTGGCCGCGATCTCGTGGCACGCGGTGATCAGCCGGCGCACCGTGGCCTTCTCGCGGACGATCTGCGAGTAGTGCTCGATGTTCGCGACGGTCGGGATCGTGTTCGTGAGCCCGAGCAGGTGCTCGTCGCCGCCCGCCTTCTGGTGCTGACCGCGATCGACCAGCCACGCGCGCAGCGTGACGGTGTCGACCGGCTGACCGCGCCGGAAGAGCTCGCACATCGCGTCGAACACGAGCCCGTTCGCGCGCGAGTAGAAGTCGTCGCCGCTCAGGATCTGCGTGACGGTGTTGAGCGCGCTGTTCTCGAGCAGCACGCCGCCGAGCACCGCGCGTTCGGCCTCGAGCGAGTGTGGAGGAACGCGCCCTCCGGCTGCGCCCGAGTCACCTCGCGAGAAGCTGCGCTCCCCGCTGCCCGCCTCGTCGAACATCGCCGTCATGCAGGACCGTCGAGATTCGCGGCGGTGAGACCGCGAAGCAGCAAACACTAAGCGACGAAGCCGACGACCGCATCCGCGATCGTCGGCTTCCTCATTTTCGCGCGCGCTTCACGCGCGCGTGCGGCTCACGCCTTGACGACGCTGACCTTGATGGTCGCGGTCACGTCGTAGCCGAGCTTGATCGCCACGTCGTGGTCGCCCACGGTCTTGATGTTCTCGGCGAGGACGATCTTCTTGCGATCGACCTTCTGGCCCTTCTTCTCGAGCGCCTCGGCGATGTCCTTGGTGCCGACCGAGCCGAAGAGCTTGTCGCCCTCGCCCGCCTGCACCGCGATCTCGACCTTGATGCCCGAGAGCGTCTTCGAGACGGCCTCCGCGTCGCCCTTCAGCTTCGCGGCGCGCGCCGTCGCGACGGCCTTCTCGTGCTCGATCTGCGCGATGTTGCCGCGCGTGGCGAGCGCGGCGAGGCCACGCGGGAGCAGGTAGTTGCGCGCGTAGCCGGGGCGCACGCGCACCAGCTCACCGCTCTTGCCCAGGTTCTCGACGTCGTCCTTCAGGACGACCTG includes:
- a CDS encoding OmpP1/FadL family transporter, yielding MSFLRASYSVLLCALVLSVPAGASAGGFEFAAHGTRQLGRGGAWAARADDPLALYYNPAMLADLPDSQVLANVHVGFWDACVDRQGTYGSVIPGGTASDNIFDSEGGNPDAWLGDEMPSVCNSGYPQPIPWVLGSIRLLPELGIAFGITAPSGIGNATWGNTGEGRFGTVDTANGLRPSPVRYGLAQQDVLLAHPSIGVGWRPADFIRIGFTFQWGIANVRFMNFTSAGVLGAPEDPFGDIRTELHAFDWFVPAGILSVHVQPHPNFDIMVGGRISDAIGGATAAEGHLDLNTSYFSRDEQWQSTPNRIDGVTLRAGQPWQFQLAMRYADRIRPRSWERGFEAAVQNVVNDSMYSENFDIELDVVYELNSQVGDFVVRLPTGASVIAGGTAVPVPAVQPIPHGWGDVLGIRLGGDWNIIPGQIAARAGFHTEIPLAQSRYQIQDFINGYRFGLHVGATFRIERFDISIAYAHIFQLDTTITDGNFRAVSANSSEGMCAGGGGYDPNNPVVDAGCYPQGYGAVTNNGTYSAEYNVLSVGATYHFE
- the rplI gene encoding 50S ribosomal protein L9; its protein translation is MQVVLKDDVENLGKSGELVRVRPGYARNYLLPRGLAALATRGNIAQIEHEKAVATARAAKLKGDAEAVSKTLSGIKVEIAVQAGEGDKLFGSVGTKDIAEALEKKGQKVDRKKIVLAENIKTVGDHDVAIKLGYDVTATIKVSVVKA
- the dnaB gene encoding replicative DNA helicase, whose translation is MTAMFDEAGSGERSFSRGDSGAAGGRVPPHSLEAERAVLGGVLLENSALNTVTQILSGDDFYSRANGLVFDAMCELFRRGQPVDTVTLRAWLVDRGQHQKAGGDEHLLGLTNTIPTVANIEHYSQIVREKATVRRLITACHEIAATGYGDYGEPAEYLDQAEKRVFEVGKQHGSAPYEHIKDVVLRTFEQVQEAARRKEAITGLPTGLHKLDEMTAGLKGGELIIIAGRPGMGKTAFALNVAIAACQQRGVPIAVFSLEMRKEELVRRLLCSEAKVDGGRMRTGMLSREDWARLASSAGPLTEMPFFIDDTPAITLMQLRGKARRLKSENHGKLGMIVIDYLQLMRSGVKNDSREQEISEISRSLKGLSKELDCPVIALSQLNRGVETRPGKDKRPQLADLRESGAIEQDADVIMFVYRPEVYAKDEERAQLRGLAEIIVGKQRAGPTGIVRCRFFHEFTRFENLAEGEFEDYDGGGDE